In Streptomyces rapamycinicus NRRL 5491, the genomic stretch GAGCTCCTTGAGCTCGGTTCCCGGGTCGGTGCCGAGGCGGTCGGCGAGGATCCTGCGGACGTCCTCGTACGCCGCGAGGGCGTCGGCGGAGTGACCGGCCGCCCGCAGCGCGCGGATCAGCTGGGCGTGGAACGTCTCGTCGAGCGGATGGTCCGCGACGAGCTCGCGCAGCTCCGGTATGACATCCGTAGGGCGGTCGAGCGCGAGGTCCACGTCGATCCGGCGGTGCAGCGCGGTCAGCCGGAGCGCCTCGGGGCGGGCGGCGGCCGCGTCCCGGTCCGGCAGGTCGGCGAGGGCCGGGCCGCGCCACAGGGCGAGCGCCTTACGGAGGGTGGCGGCGGCCGTCTCGAGGTCGTCGGCGTCCAGGGCGCGTATGCCCTCGTGCGTCAGCCGCTCGAAGCGCAACAGGTCGACGTCGTCCTGGGGCGCGGCGGTCGCGAGGCGGTAGCCGCCGGGTGAGGAGATCACGGCGTCCCTGCCGATGGCGCGGCGCAACCGGCCGACGAGCGCCTGGAGCGCGGCGGGCGCGTCATGCGGAGGGTCCTCGGCCCACACCTCGTCGATCAGGACCTCTACGGAGGCCGGGGCGGTGCGTGCGGCCCTTACGGCGAGCGCGGCGAGCAGCGCGCGGATCCGGGGACCGCCGAGGGGGAGCGGGTCGCCGTGGTCGTCGCGCGCTTCGGTGGTGCCGAGGATCAGATACCGCACAGGGCCATTCTCCTAGGTTGCGGATTGCCGCTGGGGAGATGGTGCGGAGCGGCGGCGGAGGGGGCCATTCGTTTTCGTCCGCCGTAAGGACACCGGCCTTCTCGTCCCCTGTAGGAACGCCGGCTTCTCGTTCCCCGTGAGGACGCCGAGTTCCGGCGCCCGGCAAGCGTCCCGGCTCCCTGAGGGCACGGAGCAGACACCCCGGCTCCCTGAGCGCTGGGGGCAAGCACCCCGGCTTCCTGGGCGTCAGGGGCCATGTCCCGTAGGACTCCCCGGGGCGAGAGGTCACAAGGCGGCCTCGTGCCGCCTCGGTGCGGAAGCCGTCACAGGCTCGGCCGCGGCACCACTCCGCCCGCCACGGCCCGCTGGCGTGGCGCCGCGGTGCCCGTCCAGCAGGTGCCGCGGCGGGCCAGCAGGCGCCGCAGCCAGACTTCGGTGGAGACGAGCTCGGCCAAGCCGTCCAGGGGCAGCCGCTCCCCCTGTGCGGCGGCGCGCAGCGCCTTACGGACGACACGGGCCTCGATCAGGCCCGCGTCGGCCAGCAGCGGCGCGTCGAAGAGAGTCATCAGCTCGCCCGTCCAGGTACGCATGCCGGTCCGTACGGCGGCGGTGTGGGCGGCGTGGGAGGTGGCTCCCCAGCCGGGGGGAAGCTCCCGGATGCCCGCTCCGGCGAGGACCGAACGCAGCACCGCGGCGCGCGCCCCCGGTTGCACCCGAAGCGCTTCGGGGAGCGCGCGGCAGGCCCGTACGACCTGGTTGTCGAGGAAGGGCGCGTGCAGGCGCTGGCTGCGGATCTCGGCGGCCTGCTCGAAGACGCGGTGGTCCGCCGCGTAGCGGGCGAGGGCGGCGTCCGCGCGGCGCTCCCCGGGGCGGCGCAGCAGCACGGGGCGCACGGCCGCCTCCTCCAGCCGGACGGACACCTCGGCGAGCGTCTCCCCGGTGAGCCAGCGGGCGGCGGGCCCGGGGCGGCACCACGTCAGGGCGGCGAGTGAGGCGGATACGGCGCCGGGGCCGTGCAGCGCCTGTTCGTCGATGAAGTGGCGCTCCATAAGGCGCGCGGCGGCCTCCTGGACGCCGTCGCGGTAGGAGGTGCGGGCAAGTCGGCGGGCGGCACGGTAGACCGTGAAAGGCACGAAGAAGGACTGCGCGGAGGGGCCGTCGGCCTTGGCGAGCGCCGTCGCGGGGCGCAGCAGATGGCGTCTGCGGCGGTCGAGCAGCAGGTCCGCGAGGCGCGCGGGGTGGGCGTCGAGCGCCTGGCGGGCGCCGTGCCCGATGAAGTGGTCGGCGCTGCCCGCGGCGAGCCGGCGCCGGTGGCGTTCGGCGATGACGAGGGAGGGGCCGGGCTCGTCGGTGAGGGCGCCGGTGTCGAGGCCCGCGTACGGCAGGGCGTCCTCGCCCGCGGCGACGACCACATGGTGCAGCCGTGGATTGGCGGCGATGGCTCCGGCCCGTTCGAGTTCGGCCTCGCGGGTGCGGGCGCCGCCCGCCGTGGCGAGGTCGTTGAAGGTGACGGCCAGGAGCCGTTCGCCCGCCTCGGTGCCGTGCCCGAAGAGGGTGCCGGGCATTCCGGGGAGACCGGCGGCGAGCAGGGCGAGCG encodes the following:
- a CDS encoding asparagine synthase-related protein, giving the protein MRWLVGWSSTASGPVSSEGRAIQPVGAQLLWSEPDPLWAVGDWRPDEVRVVQTDPFTRLAVFGCCGASDEELRVGLFAARGGALRHLTAWPGSYTAVAQVGRRVTIVGDLAGARPVFHTDWGGGTAYATAALPLADLIEAQLDVGHLGALLACPDSPEAMGDGTPYMGVRRVPPGHALILRDGARDITGYEPTASLAVAAPPLDQDKAVDAVRDALVEAVRARLTAPRHAPETEDLDPGPVPGMGPAERRAARGAPAPGIGADLSGGSASATLALLAAGLPGMPGTLFGHGTEAGERLLAVTFNDLATAGGARTREAELERAGAIAANPRLHHVVVAAGEDALPYAGLDTGALTDEPGPSLVIAERHRRRLAAGSADHFIGHGARQALDAHPARLADLLLDRRRRHLLRPATALAKADGPSAQSFFVPFTVYRAARRLARTSYRDGVQEAAARLMERHFIDEQALHGPGAVSASLAALTWCRPGPAARWLTGETLAEVSVRLEEAAVRPVLLRRPGERRADAALARYAADHRVFEQAAEIRSQRLHAPFLDNQVVRACRALPEALRVQPGARAAVLRSVLAGAGIRELPPGWGATSHAAHTAAVRTGMRTWTGELMTLFDAPLLADAGLIEARVVRKALRAAAQGERLPLDGLAELVSTEVWLRRLLARRGTCWTGTAAPRQRAVAGGVVPRPSL